Within the Echinicola sp. 20G genome, the region TGTGAAAAGCGCAATCTGAGATTCAGGAGATCCTGTGTCTTTATCAGATTTTAACCTACCATGATTCTTGAACAACTCTGACTTTTTCTCTGAAGTTAAATACATGCTTAGTTAAAATTAATTATTATGTTTATTTAAAGCAGCTACAAAGGTATGACTATTATTTCTAATAGTAAAATCCCCATATCATTTTTTACCTTTTTTTATATTCAGCCGTTGTTTTATCTTTTGAAAAGCAGCAGCATATACATCTGCTTCAAAAACCCTGGCATCTCTCCTAGCTTGTCTTAAAAAGACCAAACCAATAGGAATCAAAGCCAAATTAGAAAACCAAGTACCAAATAACGGATCAGCCATTCCCTCCTTGGCCCATTTTTCACCTGTAATGGTCAACATGTAAAAAATAATGAAGAAGATGATTGAAAACAACACAGGCATTCCCAACCCACCTTTTTTAATGATAGCACCCAAAGGAGCTCCTATCATAAACATCACAATACAGGCAAATGCTTGGGTATACTTCTGGTACCAACTGATTTCGAAACGCCTTTTCTCACGAGCTAAATTTTCCACATTTCCCATATTACTGCTAAAATTGTTTTTCAAAGTCCTCGCACTTTGCAAACCAATGGTAGCAGCTCTTGATCTATAATTCCCATTTTCAAGAATAGAGTCAATTTTAGCAATTTGAATATCCGAGAATTTAAGGTAAGCTGTTTTAACATCTTCCTCTTTTTGCCGCTTTTCAGCTACCAACTTTTTGGCTTTGTTGACAGCTGCTGTATCAACCTGTTTTGGTGATTGGGTTATTTGCTCCCTCTCATCTTCTACTATTTCCAGCTCCTGTTCTGATTCCTCAGCACTTTCTTCATCGATTACAATTTCTCTTTCAATTAGTGGACTTCTCTTTCCAGAAGCACTACTTTCTTCTAGGTCTCTAACTTCTTGGTCATCGTTTATGTTTCTTCTTTCCAAGGAATCGCCCCTATGCAAAGCTTCCTCTTCCCTCCTCTTTTTTTCCCATTCAAGGTTTTTAAGAGAGTCCACCATAGCTTTTTTTGCCTGAAGATCCTGGGGAATTTCTATTTCTCTTTGTTTTGTGAAAAAGGAATAGGCTGACTTTAACTGTGCATAATTATAATACTGATAATTCACCAGTTGATTGTACATGGAGTCCACATCGGCTTGAATCTCACTTATATTCTTGATAGACCTATTGGAAGACCATAGGTTCTCTGGAGTCCGGTCCATCTCGAATGCATCAAGGCTGAATACAATCTCATTTTTATCGAATTTTGTCCTTGTAAATGGAACAGGCTTTCCTCTAATCCCCCGCTTGGCATCCTCTTCATTATAACTATAACCACTGTAAAGGGTTAACTTCATAAAGCGGTCATTAAAGAACGGTTCCATCCTTCCAGAATCTGCCAAAATAACTCCCAAATTACCTTTTCCCCCAGAGTGGTCATAAATGATGACGTCTTTTAGCCTGATATCATCCAGTTTTTGGTTTACCTTGATGCTATAATTTGGTATACCATTATAAAATATTCCCTCTTTAATATCCAAAGCTGGTGATTTCATTCGGATATCATAAAGTAAGCTGAAGGTCTTTAGGTTGACTTTTGGCACCAGGTAATTGTTGGAAAAGAAAGCCGCTATGGAAAGCAATAATACAAATATACCAATGGGCAAAAGAGCCCGCAACAAGGATATTCCAGAACTCTTGATAGCCGTCAATTCAAAATGCTCTCCTAAATTCCCAAAAGTCATCAAAGCAGAAAGCAAAACGGCCAAAGGCAAAGCCATGGGGGAAATGGAGATTACAAAATAACCTATGAGTTCCATATAAACTCCAAATCCCAATCCTTTACCAAAGATCTCGTCAAAGTATTTGAGCATATTTACCGTCAGCAGAATAAAATCTACCACGATAAATGTCAATAAAAATGGTCCAATGAAGGACCCTAGAATCAATTTGTCTAATTTTTTCATGAGGCGTACACGCACCAACTATTCACGTAATATGATACCGCTAAGTTCATCATATTAAATGAAAAATTATAACGATAGTTTTATTAATACGCCTTAGCCTCCAATTATTTCCTTCAAAGTAGTGACCAAACCGTCCCAAATTTCTTCCTGTTCTTCATCATCATAAGAATCACTGTAGTCGATAACTTTTAAGAACAATGTTTGAGTCAATTCATTTTCCTCCAATCTAAACTCCACATAAGAGTGATCCTCTTCATCGGGTAATGAGGGATCAAAAAACTCAAATTTCACTCCATGATTAGAGCGAATAGCAGTCACTCTAGCATAATGGTCTACCCCATCGTAAACAAAATTGAAATTCTTATCAGAATCTATGGTTACATCATCTGCAAACCATTCAGAAAGTCCACTAGCAGTACTTAAATAGGGGAAAATAATCTTTTTGGAAGTATTCACCTGATAGTCAGCAACAAACTTATTCTTTACCATAACTTTAAAATTTTATTCCATAAAAAGTTAACATTTTTCCCTGCTAAGGCTTGCATTTAACCTTATAACCCTACATATTTGCATTCCCATTCAGCAAGGAGTTGGCAGTTAACCAAAGCCGACGTTTATCCTGATGACTTGGAGACTCATTAAGAGTCAATTATTTGGCGAGGTAGCTCAGTTGGTTAGAGCGCAGGATTCATAACCCTGAGGTCACGGGTTCAACTCCCGTCCTCGCTACTTTCAGGCTTCCAATTTGGGAGCCTTTTTTTGTTTTTACTTTTTTCAATCATGGAAGACACTTATACTGTTTATGTTTTGTTCTCTAAATCTTCTGGTAAAACCTATACTGGAATGACCTCCGACCTAATCAATAGGTTCCATTCACACAACACTTTTGCCAAAAAAGGCTTTACTGTAAAGTACAGACCATGGATAGTTATCCATACTGAAATTTTCAACTCCAAATCTAAAGCACTTCAAAGAGAAAAAGAGCTCGAAATTGGCAAGGGAAGAGAATGGATCAAAGCTAACATCTTACCATACCATAAATAACCACTCCTTTCGCTCAAGGATTCATATCCGCAGCGGCGGACAGTGGTTCAACTCATCCCGATAACTATCGGGACTACTTTCAGGCCTCCAATTTGGGAGCCTTTTTTTGTTTGTACTTTTTTTCGATCATGGAAGACATTTTTACTGTTTATGTTTTGTTCTTTAAATCTTCTGGTAAAACCTATTCTGGAATGACCTCCGACCAGATTGGTAAATGTCATTCTGATAACTTATTTAGTATTATAAAGATTTAACACACATTATTCATAATAATTAGTCGCTCATCAAACATATATACCTGAGCCCACACTTCATATCATCTTGGAATTACACTAGTGGAAGTAACTGAATAGTGGTCCTGTACCTTTCTTTTAACAAAAACATTCAATAAGCTAGTTAAGGCTAAATATTTTGTACAGCTCTAATTGTAATATAGTGAAAATTGAGAAATTGACATGCTCTAAACAAAAAATATTATCAAACAAAAAGCCCCTCAAATGAGGGGCTTTTAATATAGAGTAAGTTAGTGCTCCTTACTTTACTTTTTCAACAACAGCTTTGAATGCCTCTGGATGATTCATAGCAAGGTCAGCCAAAACTTTTCTGTTTAGCTCAACTTCTGCTTTCTTGAGCAGACCCATGAATTGTGAATAAGAAATACCATGCTCTCTAGCACCGGCATTGATACGCTGGATCCAAAGCTTTCTGAATTCTCTCTTCTTAGCTTTTCTATCTCTGTAAGCGTATTGTAAACCTTTTTCGTATTTGTTTTTGGCTACTGTCCATACGTTGCTACCTCTTCCGAAGTAACCTCTAGTAGCTTTTAATACTTTTTTTCTTCTTGCTCTTGACGCTACCGCGTTTACTGATCTTGGCATAATTAAATGATTTTTTGACTCTTGGTGTCTTCAGGCATTCTCCTTAGGAACTTTACTGACCAAGCATCTGGTGAATAAATAACCTTAAATTGTTTTGTAGAAAATTAGATTCTCAACATGTCTTTTACTCTGTTCACATCTGACTCATGAACCTCTCCCATTTTAGTAAGATTTCTCTTTCTTTTGGTTTCTTTCTTGGTCAGGATGTGGCTTTTGTAAGCATGTTTCCTTCTGATTTTTCCAGATCCAGTTAATTTGAATCTCTTTTTTGCACTTGATTTAGTTTTTACTTTAGGCATAACACTGTATTATTTGTTGAAATTATTTCTTACTGGTTTTGGGAGCAACGAACATATTCATTCTTTTACCTTCCATTTTGGGAAGCTGCTCCACATGACCGTATTCTTCCAACGCCTGTGCGAATTTCAATAATAACATCTCTCCTCTTTCCTTAAAGACAATGGATCTACCAACGAAATGTACGTAAGCTTTCACCTTTGCCCCATCCTTAAGAAAGTTGATGGCATGCTTTAATTTAAATGCAAAATCATGATCATCCGTGTTAGGGCCAAACCTGATTTCTTTTAGAACAGTTTTAGCTGCATTGGCTTTGATTTCCTTCTGCTTCTTCTTCTGTTCATATTTGAACTTCGCATAATCAATCACCTTACAAACAGGTGGATTCGCGTTAGGAGAAATTTCTACGAGATCAAGATCCTGTTCTTGTGCGATTTTGATAGCGGCCTCTGTAGAAAGAACGGCATTGCCTCCTTCCACAAAATCTCCAACTACCCTCACTTCACGGGCTCGGATCTTTGAGTTTACTTTATAAGGTTCTTCTTGTCTCGGTCTAAACGGTTTTCTTCCTCTCAAAATAGTTATAGTTGATTAAATGAATTTGACTGCAAATATCGGATATTTTTTTAATTATTAAAATACCGAATCTTTTTTAGCTTTTATTTTTATTTACTAAGTGATTCCAAAATAATATTTTTGAAGTACTCCACGAAGGCTTCAGGTGTAAAACTTCCCAAGTCACCTTCCCCATGCTTACGCACAGAGACTTTGCCTTCGGCCTGTTCTTTTTCCCCTACAATCAGCATAAAGGGCACTTTCTTTACTTCAGAGTCCCTGATTTTACGCCCTATTTTCTCATCTCTGTTATCTATTGAACCAACGATATCGTTCTCTTCCAATAGTTGATGAACAGTATTAGCGTATTCAATAAATTTTTCTGAAATAGGCAAAATATTAATTTGCTCAGGTGATAACCACAAAGGAAAATTCCCCGCACAGTGCTCAATAAGTACAGCAACAAACCTTTCCAATGAACCAAACGGTGCTCTGTGAATCATCACTGGGCGGTGCTTCTGGTTGTCAGAACCCACATATTCCAATTGGAATCTATCCGGTAACTGATAATCTACTTGGATGGTTCCCAGTTGCCAGCTTCTGCCCAAGGCATCCTTCACCATAAAGTCCAACTTAGGACCATAGAAAGCGGCTTCTCCAAGTTCTGTTACTGTCTCCAAGCCTTTTTCCTGAGCGGCTTCTACAATAGCTGACTCCGCTTTGTTCCAAGCATCATCCCCGCCAATGTACTTTTCCTTGTTCTCTGAGTCTCTCAAAGAGATTTGGGCTGTGTAATCATCAAAACCTAAGGCTTTGAATACATACAATACCAAATCAATAACTTTGATAAATTCTTCTTTCACCTGATCTGGACGGCAGAAGATGTGTGCATCATCTTGAGTAAAACCTCTCACTCTGGTCAAACCATGCAATTCTCCACTTTGCTCATATCGATACACTGTGCCAAATTCAGCATATCTTATCGGCAAATCCTTGTAAGATCTTGGCTTATGTTTATAAATCTCACAGTGGTGAGGACAGTTCATTGGTTTTAACAGGAACTCCTCTCCTTCATGAGGTGTAGCTATCGGTTGGAAAGAATCCTTACCATACTTCTCATAGTGACCTGAAGTTTCATAAAGTGCCTTATGGCCAATGTGAGGCGTTACCACTTGCTGGTATCCCGACTTATCCTGAGCCTTTTTCAAAAAGCTTACCAATCGCTCTCTTAGCAAGGTTCCTTTAGGCAACCAAAGCGGTAAACCCATACCTACCTTTTCTGAAAAAGTGAATAATTCCAGTTCTCTTCCCAGTTTTCTATGGTCACGCTTTTTGGCTTCCTCAAGCATTTGCAAATACTCAGAAAGCTCTTTTGCTTTAGGGAAGGAAACACCATAAATCCTGGTAAGCATTTTGTTGTTCTCATCCCCTCTCCAGTAAGCACCAGCTACATTTAGCAATTTAACTGCTTTGATGAAGCCTGTATTGGGAACGTGAGGTCCTCGGCAAAGGTCTACAAAATTACCTTGTTCGTAAAACGTAATTTTACCATCTTCAAGACCATCAATAAGGTCTAATTTATATTCATCGCCTTTATCTTTGAAATAGGCAATTGCATCGCTTTTGGAAATATCCTTTCGGATGTATTCATTCTTTTGACGGGCAAGCTCCACCATTTTTTTCTCAATGGCCTCCAATTCCGTTCCGTCAACTTGCTTATCACCAAAATCCACGTCATAGTAAAAGCCCGTTTCAATGGAAGGACCAATCCCAAATTTTACTCCTGGATAAAGTGCCTCAAGTGCTTCCGCTAAAAGGTGGGCTGAAGAATGCCAAAAAGTTGACTTTCCATCTTTGTCATTCCAGGTCAATAACTGGACTTCTGAATCTTTCAAAATGGGCCTTGTTGCATCCCAAACTTCACCATTTACTTTGGCTGCAAGAACGTTCCGAGCTAATCCCTCACTGATACTAAGCGCAATTTGTAAGCTGGTAGTTCCTTTTTCGTACTGTCTCACTGACCCATCGGGCAGTGTAATGTTAATTAATTCGTTAGACATCTAAACTTTAGAAAATTGTATTGAACAAAACACCTTTACAAACAGGTGCATTAAGTATGCAAATATGCAAATTCACTCACTTATTGAAAAGTTTTAAGGCTAAAGAATTAAATCATTGATGATAAGACTAAAAATGACCTTGGTCTGTGTTATTTATGAATGAGCATTCTTCTCTGCACAAGCCTAATGCTTATCTGCACCTGTCCTGTCCCCTTGATCTGGACTCATTGACTTTGGAATGCTATTTGCACTTTTTAAATAAACAACAAATCCATAAAGTCATGACCAAGAATCACGGACCACACATTAAGAACGATGAACAATATGAAGCTTTGCGGGACAAAGGGATGAGCAAATCAAAAGCAGCTAGAATAGCCAATACCCAAGATTCCGGGCAAAAGGGTGGAAAAGCGGAGCCTTACGAAGAATGGACAAAGGATGACTTGTATGACAAAGCCAAAAAAGTGGGTATCGAAGGTAGAAGTAAAATGAATAAGTCAGAATTAATTCAATCACTTCGCTCTGATTAATTTTCAACAGACTGTTTTTGGTATGTGTTTTGTTTTAAATATTCCGTAAATAAGTATATTTTAATAAAACCAACTTAAAAATGGCTAACAACTTAAAATTAAAAGGAAATTGGAATGAGCTTAAAGGTAAACTCAAATCCAAATATGGAGAATTGACGGATGATGACTTAACTTATGCAGAAGGTCAAGAAGACCAACTGATAGGAAAGATCCAGAAAAAAACAGGTGAGTCAGTAGAGAATATTAAAGCTTTTCTGTTTAGCGAACCTGAAGATAAGAAAGCATAAGTTTAAATAATTGTAAGTGGCCAGTGAATCTTTTCACTGGCCACTTTTTTAATACTTTTATAAATTTGTTTTTAGAAGAAATTTAAGATTATGATCAAGTTCTTCTTGAACTGATTCAACCACATTTTTTGGATACTTTATAATCCCGTTAAATAATTCCTTGTAATATATAATTCCAGCTTCCAAGTTGGTTTTAAAGCTCTTCAGACTTCTTTGCCATTTTTGGTGAGGAGCCAATTCAAATTGCTGCACTTCTTTCTTAAAATGATCTAGGTACAATCTTAACTCCTTGATCAGAAAATGTGGCCGGTGTTCGGCTAAATGTACTGCACCTTTTCCATAAATATGACTAACCATTTCTTTTAAACTATAGATTCCTTTGAAATAAGCTAAATTTGGTCCAGGGCAAATAGTAACTGCTTCTAAATTTCTATCTGGCTTTACACCATTTGCCAATAGAGCCGGAGCACTTAATCCTTCGCATAAACAGTCTTTTTCTACTATGCTAGAAGCTTCATGCTCAAAATTATCACTACCAGTTTTTTTTAACTGATTTAACTTTAAGTGTTGATATTGTCGTGAAGAAGTACAAATGGGTATTTTAGTAAATTCAGTATCAAATGAAAGTGTTTTTTTGTAACATGGGCTTCCTGGTCTGTTTTTCTTAATCCTTTCCTTTCTTTGGTCTTCTCCAGAACTAATTCTTAGGTTGTTGAATGGTACTCCCAAAGGAGATGCATGACTTAGAAAGAAATCAGACTCTTTAGCCTTCAAAATCCTATTTAAAGTATCCTTGTCTACACTGGTTGCTTCTGGAACCAATAGAAAAGGACTCCCCCATCCCGTACCATCTAGTCCATAATGATTGAGCAATAGCTGATCTTCTTCAAAGTTTCCAATTCCACCTTGCGCTGTTATTCTTATTTTACTGTTGTTATCCAGTAAATACTTATTTTTATTGGATAAGGATTGTTGACATATTTCTAGAAGTTCAGCCTCTAGTTCGGTTCTTTTACTTTTAAATTCTTCCAAAATTGATCCCAGTAGATGTCCCTCGGTAGCAAATGCGTGACCACCACAATTAAGTCCAGACTCTATTCTGAATTCCCTGATCCATAGTCCTTTTTTAGCCAAAAATTTTCCTTGGATCAGTGCGGATCTAAAATCACTCACTTTTAGGATAATACCCTTTTTTATTTTCCCTTTTTGATCTGGAAAGAAATCAACGAATTGTTCCAGATATGTAAAAAGAGCAGGATTCATACCTGCTGAAAACACAACTGAAGAACAGAGGTCAGACATCGCATAACCTCTTAATGCAGATAAAGCGTCAGAAAACTCCCTGGGAAGGGCTTGGCCATTTTCGTCATAATTCAGTTTATCGACTTTGGTCATGATATTAACATCAATTTTCCCAGGCCTTACACCATCCCTAAGTACCTTTTGCAATTCGAACCTAGCTTGACATTTGGCACTTTTCATGACCTCATATAGCCTCCCAAGTGGTTGGTTTTTAGGTAACATTTCAAAGTACTTATTTATTTCAGAATATGGATCTTCAAAAGATTCAGCTTTGATTTGAGTGATTTGATCGTTTACTATTTTGTGAAGCAAATTAAGGTAAGCAGTTATTCGCTTGGCCCGGGCATCTTCAGATTTAGCATCTATTGTCAAATAAGGCTCCATAAATTTCCTGCAGAGGAGCTTCCTCATTGACTCTATTAATCCATCTTCCATAATGGAAACGCAACTGTCTATGCCAAATCTAGCCACCTTAACTGGGCTGTCTATGGTATAACCTAAACCCATAACAGGAAGGTGAAAACTATGGATATGTGGCGTTGATTTAGAGTGGTTAATATCTATTATACTCATGATGTTGACTGTTTCTTAGTCAACAAAGCTAATAGGAAGGCCAACTTAAAAAGCTTTTATTGGTCAGGCCTCAAACTGATAAAAGTCATCTCTTTATTTCAAAAA harbors:
- a CDS encoding Rho termination factor N-terminal domain-containing protein, with amino-acid sequence MTKNHGPHIKNDEQYEALRDKGMSKSKAARIANTQDSGQKGGKAEPYEEWTKDDLYDKAKKVGIEGRSKMNKSELIQSLRSD
- a CDS encoding CsbD family protein, with the translated sequence MANNLKLKGNWNELKGKLKSKYGELTDDDLTYAEGQEDQLIGKIQKKTGESVENIKAFLFSEPEDKKA
- the rpmI gene encoding 50S ribosomal protein L35 — translated: MPKVKTKSSAKKRFKLTGSGKIRRKHAYKSHILTKKETKRKRNLTKMGEVHESDVNRVKDMLRI
- the infC gene encoding translation initiation factor IF-3: MRGRKPFRPRQEEPYKVNSKIRAREVRVVGDFVEGGNAVLSTEAAIKIAQEQDLDLVEISPNANPPVCKVIDYAKFKYEQKKKQKEIKANAAKTVLKEIRFGPNTDDHDFAFKLKHAINFLKDGAKVKAYVHFVGRSIVFKERGEMLLLKFAQALEEYGHVEQLPKMEGKRMNMFVAPKTSKK
- the thrS gene encoding threonine--tRNA ligase, with the translated sequence MSNELINITLPDGSVRQYEKGTTSLQIALSISEGLARNVLAAKVNGEVWDATRPILKDSEVQLLTWNDKDGKSTFWHSSAHLLAEALEALYPGVKFGIGPSIETGFYYDVDFGDKQVDGTELEAIEKKMVELARQKNEYIRKDISKSDAIAYFKDKGDEYKLDLIDGLEDGKITFYEQGNFVDLCRGPHVPNTGFIKAVKLLNVAGAYWRGDENNKMLTRIYGVSFPKAKELSEYLQMLEEAKKRDHRKLGRELELFTFSEKVGMGLPLWLPKGTLLRERLVSFLKKAQDKSGYQQVVTPHIGHKALYETSGHYEKYGKDSFQPIATPHEGEEFLLKPMNCPHHCEIYKHKPRSYKDLPIRYAEFGTVYRYEQSGELHGLTRVRGFTQDDAHIFCRPDQVKEEFIKVIDLVLYVFKALGFDDYTAQISLRDSENKEKYIGGDDAWNKAESAIVEAAQEKGLETVTELGEAAFYGPKLDFMVKDALGRSWQLGTIQVDYQLPDRFQLEYVGSDNQKHRPVMIHRAPFGSLERFVAVLIEHCAGNFPLWLSPEQINILPISEKFIEYANTVHQLLEENDIVGSIDNRDEKIGRKIRDSEVKKVPFMLIVGEKEQAEGKVSVRKHGEGDLGSFTPEAFVEYFKNIILESLSK
- a CDS encoding LptF/LptG family permease; its protein translation is MKKLDKLILGSFIGPFLLTFIVVDFILLTVNMLKYFDEIFGKGLGFGVYMELIGYFVISISPMALPLAVLLSALMTFGNLGEHFELTAIKSSGISLLRALLPIGIFVLLLSIAAFFSNNYLVPKVNLKTFSLLYDIRMKSPALDIKEGIFYNGIPNYSIKVNQKLDDIRLKDVIIYDHSGGKGNLGVILADSGRMEPFFNDRFMKLTLYSGYSYNEEDAKRGIRGKPVPFTRTKFDKNEIVFSLDAFEMDRTPENLWSSNRSIKNISEIQADVDSMYNQLVNYQYYNYAQLKSAYSFFTKQREIEIPQDLQAKKAMVDSLKNLEWEKKRREEEALHRGDSLERRNINDDQEVRDLEESSASGKRSPLIEREIVIDEESAEESEQELEIVEDEREQITQSPKQVDTAAVNKAKKLVAEKRQKEEDVKTAYLKFSDIQIAKIDSILENGNYRSRAATIGLQSARTLKNNFSSNMGNVENLAREKRRFEISWYQKYTQAFACIVMFMIGAPLGAIIKKGGLGMPVLFSIIFFIIFYMLTITGEKWAKEGMADPLFGTWFSNLALIPIGLVFLRQARRDARVFEADVYAAAFQKIKQRLNIKKGKK
- a CDS encoding START-like domain-containing protein, with product MVKNKFVADYQVNTSKKIIFPYLSTASGLSEWFADDVTIDSDKNFNFVYDGVDHYARVTAIRSNHGVKFEFFDPSLPDEEDHSYVEFRLEENELTQTLFLKVIDYSDSYDDEEQEEIWDGLVTTLKEIIGG
- the rplT gene encoding 50S ribosomal protein L20, encoding MPRSVNAVASRARRKKVLKATRGYFGRGSNVWTVAKNKYEKGLQYAYRDRKAKKREFRKLWIQRINAGAREHGISYSQFMGLLKKAEVELNRKVLADLAMNHPEAFKAVVEKVK
- a CDS encoding GIY-YIG nuclease family protein, whose protein sequence is MEDTYTVYVLFSKSSGKTYTGMTSDLINRFHSHNTFAKKGFTVKYRPWIVIHTEIFNSKSKALQREKELEIGKGREWIKANILPYHK